One genomic window of Ruminococcus gauvreauii includes the following:
- a CDS encoding zinc-dependent alcohol dehydrogenase, whose translation MKTVDACYIVSEKQTDIRKVELDAPGNGELQIEVKACGICAWDSYLFLGRDMTEPFPFQFGHEAVGVVAEVGEGVTEFEVGDQVFCIEGGPELAQMINISAEKAAHLPGIPEKDFPYYVCEPAACVVSGINCINVHPGDDVAVIGCGYMGLLNVQAYRRSLIGRLICFDIDPRKLDIARECGADACYLSNSPEGRAAIEDMIQKGGIDIVVECSGSQPGLQLACDLVKTCGTISNFAWHRGERTINCTPWHLRGIEIVNTSDARDPHFPLQAAKTAKLVKAGVFDQRKLVTHIMDYHNIQEMLMIAHDHADGYIKGVITF comes from the coding sequence ATGAAAACAGTGGATGCGTGTTATATTGTTTCGGAAAAACAGACGGACATCAGAAAAGTTGAGCTGGATGCGCCGGGAAATGGTGAACTTCAGATTGAAGTTAAGGCCTGCGGTATCTGTGCATGGGATTCGTATTTATTTCTCGGCAGGGATATGACAGAGCCGTTTCCTTTTCAATTTGGACATGAGGCAGTGGGCGTTGTTGCTGAAGTTGGCGAGGGTGTTACGGAATTTGAAGTTGGGGATCAGGTGTTTTGCATAGAAGGAGGTCCTGAGCTTGCACAGATGATCAATATTTCTGCAGAAAAAGCAGCGCATCTTCCCGGGATTCCGGAGAAGGATTTCCCATATTATGTCTGTGAACCTGCAGCGTGTGTCGTCAGCGGGATCAACTGTATTAACGTTCACCCGGGGGATGATGTGGCAGTGATCGGGTGCGGCTATATGGGGCTTTTGAATGTACAGGCATACAGGCGCAGCCTGATCGGCAGACTAATCTGTTTTGATATTGATCCGCGGAAACTGGATATCGCACGGGAGTGCGGGGCGGATGCATGTTATCTTTCCAATTCCCCGGAAGGCAGGGCGGCGATTGAAGATATGATACAAAAAGGCGGTATCGACATCGTGGTGGAATGTTCCGGCTCACAGCCTGGTCTTCAGCTTGCATGTGATCTTGTTAAAACGTGCGGCACGATCTCAAATTTTGCATGGCATCGCGGAGAGCGCACGATCAACTGTACGCCGTGGCATCTGCGAGGGATAGAGATTGTCAATACATCCGATGCGAGAGATCCGCACTTTCCGCTCCAGGCGGCGAAGACGGCAAAACTGGTAAAAGCCGGTGTTTTTGACCAGCGAAAACTTGTCACGCATATCATGGATTACCATAACATTCAGGAGATGCTGATGATCGCACATGATCACGCGGATGGCTATATTAAGGGTGTCATCACGTTTTAA
- a CDS encoding sugar phosphate isomerase/epimerase family protein, with protein MRKNALSLQSSAVGRANLCTYINAARAAGFDCIEPTKVQLSYFLDAGHTPDDIRNLSGNIEVSAVGWLSDLERQGYEFVMMMREAEKLFEMASSVGSHAVEIINGPVDWHAAECYRRGIPFNGYMGLQGLPVEEQQKLMIKNLQALSDLAAQFKLTLFFEPLCWTPFPSLKEGIPLVEQAERDNLKIVVDFYHNYIAGVDAEFLSQIDKDMILGVHVCNSREPDGRVPCEEIFRDAAFYEGAVPIREWVDAVKSTGFDGWWAYETFSKRETEEDVYAFTKYVYAELKKLVEGP; from the coding sequence ATGAGAAAAAATGCACTTTCACTGCAAAGTTCTGCAGTCGGCAGGGCTAATCTGTGTACATATATCAATGCTGCCCGGGCTGCAGGGTTTGACTGTATTGAACCTACAAAAGTTCAGCTTTCATACTTTCTGGATGCCGGACATACACCTGATGATATCAGAAATCTGTCAGGCAATATAGAAGTGTCTGCTGTCGGCTGGCTGTCCGATCTCGAACGCCAGGGTTATGAGTTTGTGATGATGATGAGGGAAGCGGAAAAACTTTTTGAGATGGCGTCGTCCGTCGGAAGTCATGCCGTCGAAATCATCAATGGCCCGGTGGACTGGCACGCCGCAGAGTGTTATCGGAGAGGAATACCGTTTAACGGTTATATGGGACTGCAGGGACTGCCGGTGGAAGAACAACAAAAACTCATGATAAAAAATCTGCAGGCACTTTCCGATCTGGCTGCGCAGTTTAAGCTCACGCTGTTTTTTGAACCATTATGCTGGACGCCGTTCCCTTCCCTGAAAGAAGGGATTCCGCTGGTGGAGCAGGCAGAGCGTGACAACCTGAAGATTGTTGTGGACTTTTACCATAACTATATCGCCGGAGTGGATGCAGAATTTCTGTCACAGATCGACAAAGATATGATCCTTGGCGTGCACGTCTGCAATTCACGTGAACCGGATGGTCGTGTGCCCTGTGAAGAGATTTTCCGGGATGCAGCATTTTATGAGGGGGCCGTCCCGATCAGAGAATGGGTTGATGCAGTGAAGTCCACTGGATTTGACGGTTGGTGGGCATACGAAACATTTTCAAAGAGAGAAACGGAAGAAGATGTGTATGCGTTTACAAAATATGTATACGCTGAACTTAAGAAACTGGTTGAGGGTCCATGA
- a CDS encoding 5-deoxy-glucuronate isomerase, which produces MYISKDPIRGYNEYINLAEGEGKKAMMDVALLLMEAGDTYTFAETEKEMAWIMFEGRAKVEFDGRTVEMERPNPFDYNPYCLHLCAGGTCTVTAYDSSVFYVQKTLNDRKFDARMYMPEDTHTWARGAKGELQGTIRRNVRTCFDYENAPYSNMVLGEVVNLPGRWSSYPPHWHPQPEVYLFRFDKPQGYGAGWVNDEVVQLGHNGLAVITEKSHPMVACPGYAMCYAWGIRHFDDNPWEKTRIDDKEHEWTLDPDAKIWGDSL; this is translated from the coding sequence ATGTATATTTCAAAAGATCCCATTCGTGGTTATAACGAATATATTAACCTGGCGGAGGGCGAAGGAAAAAAGGCCATGATGGACGTGGCGCTTTTATTAATGGAGGCAGGAGATACATACACATTTGCAGAGACAGAAAAGGAAATGGCATGGATCATGTTCGAGGGCAGGGCAAAGGTTGAATTTGACGGCAGGACTGTTGAGATGGAACGTCCGAATCCTTTCGATTATAATCCGTACTGTCTTCACCTCTGCGCAGGGGGTACCTGCACGGTCACGGCATATGACAGTTCTGTTTTCTATGTGCAGAAGACTCTGAACGACCGTAAATTTGATGCCAGAATGTATATGCCAGAGGACACCCACACATGGGCGCGCGGAGCCAAGGGCGAGCTGCAGGGCACCATCAGAAGAAATGTAAGAACATGCTTCGACTATGAAAACGCACCGTACTCGAATATGGTGCTGGGTGAGGTCGTCAATCTTCCGGGACGCTGGTCGAGTTACCCGCCGCACTGGCATCCGCAGCCGGAAGTTTATCTCTTTCGCTTTGACAAGCCACAGGGCTATGGGGCTGGCTGGGTAAACGATGAAGTGGTACAGCTTGGCCATAACGGACTTGCCGTTATTACAGAAAAATCCCATCCGATGGTTGCATGCCCGGGATACGCTATGTGCTATGCATGGGGCATCCGGCACTTCGATGACAACCCGTGGGAGAAGACGCGCATCGATGACAAAGAACACGAGTGGACGCTCGACCCGGATGCAAAGATCTGGGGAGACTCACTATAA
- a CDS encoding response regulator: MLKVLIADDEKDIVDLIAYLIKDLDVKIAGLASDGLEAYKIILEENPDVVISDIRMPGMTGLELIKKVKQSERETEFIIISGYRDFEYAKTALQYGVQDYLLKPIKKEELAMLLNRLNRRKHINAEKQQADQDRQQRFVEQVSRIRRDHLRKILYDVPIDENDRILTGENDPLHPVKDCIYSVVTIKLDYIEHENVDFSAYISVLENMCEKYTTKIKSDSFDAEYFYEGTKGHIAFNYKPGLHLPMDKKKRYLTELLREDNEKYEFFHVTLGVGLQVRSREELHNSFVTAQSAIDNRIELGSGGIIDASKLTQGQLYYQVMVPQQIEMRVRKGLFELNKDEVFGCLDEVMRTYYYGKETAVQSIYKFSERWIELLEDAVLDNKLLDQPDLPAKEVWEMRINSCTSLKACKSYLTDYMMKIMERCNDVQKSHEARPIREVKEYIEKNYDKGISLDDIGKMVCLNPVYLSTLFKNQTGMNITNYLIRVRMEAAKKLLRETRMSVSAVADRVGYTDTKYFSKIFTKHVGVKPVEYRKYENR, translated from the coding sequence ATGTTAAAAGTGCTGATTGCAGATGATGAGAAGGATATCGTTGATTTAATCGCCTACCTGATCAAAGATCTGGATGTAAAAATTGCAGGTCTGGCCTCAGATGGTTTGGAGGCATATAAGATCATCCTTGAGGAGAATCCGGATGTGGTGATCTCGGATATCCGGATGCCCGGCATGACGGGGCTGGAGCTGATTAAAAAAGTGAAACAGTCTGAGAGAGAGACGGAGTTTATCATTATAAGCGGTTATCGCGATTTTGAGTATGCAAAAACCGCTCTGCAGTATGGCGTGCAGGATTATCTGCTAAAGCCGATCAAAAAGGAGGAACTGGCGATGCTGCTGAACCGTCTGAATCGCAGGAAGCATATCAACGCCGAAAAGCAGCAGGCTGATCAGGACAGGCAGCAAAGATTTGTTGAGCAGGTTTCCAGAATCCGCAGAGATCATCTGAGAAAAATCCTGTATGATGTACCAATCGATGAAAATGACCGTATCCTGACAGGAGAAAATGATCCGCTCCATCCGGTGAAAGACTGCATTTACAGTGTCGTTACAATCAAACTGGACTACATTGAGCATGAAAATGTGGACTTTTCGGCGTATATCTCCGTACTGGAAAATATGTGTGAAAAGTACACGACAAAAATAAAGAGTGACAGTTTTGATGCGGAATATTTTTATGAAGGTACGAAGGGACACATTGCTTTTAACTATAAACCAGGTTTACATCTGCCGATGGATAAGAAGAAAAGATACCTGACAGAGCTCTTAAGGGAGGACAATGAAAAGTATGAGTTCTTTCATGTAACATTGGGTGTCGGGCTGCAGGTAAGGAGCCGGGAGGAGCTGCACAATTCATTTGTAACGGCACAGTCGGCTATTGATAACAGAATTGAGCTTGGCAGCGGGGGCATCATTGACGCTTCAAAGCTGACGCAGGGACAGCTGTATTATCAGGTAATGGTTCCGCAGCAGATAGAGATGCGCGTCAGAAAAGGATTATTCGAATTAAATAAAGATGAAGTTTTCGGCTGCCTGGATGAGGTCATGCGAACTTATTATTATGGAAAAGAAACAGCGGTTCAGTCGATTTATAAGTTTTCGGAGAGATGGATTGAATTGCTGGAAGATGCGGTGCTTGACAATAAACTTTTGGATCAGCCGGATCTTCCCGCGAAAGAGGTCTGGGAAATGCGTATCAACAGCTGTACTTCGCTCAAGGCCTGTAAAAGCTATCTGACTGATTATATGATGAAGATCATGGAACGCTGTAATGACGTGCAGAAAAGTCATGAGGCAAGACCGATCAGGGAAGTGAAAGAATATATTGAAAAAAACTATGATAAGGGAATATCACTGGATGATATCGGCAAAATGGTTTGCCTGAATCCGGTTTACCTGAGCACGCTGTTTAAAAATCAGACAGGTATGAATATTACGAATTATCTGATCAGGGTGCGCATGGAAGCCGCAAAGAAGCTGTTAAGAGAAACACGCATGAGCGTAAGCGCCGTTGCTGACAGGGTTGGATATACAGATACCAAATATTTCAGCAAAATATTTACAAAGCATGTTGGCGTAAAACCTGTTGAGTACCGGAAATACGAAAACAGATAA
- a CDS encoding Gfo/Idh/MocA family protein, whose protein sequence is MERIGVGIIGCGNVSDIYIKNLTTMFPQADLAACASRHMKRALSAGKRYGIVACSVDELLRNPEIRLVLNLTTPDAHYEITRRALLAGKHVYSEKPICLETMQARELQSLAEKQGVRLGCAPDTVLGGAVQTSRHLLDSGIIGRPLSAHVFFGWHGPEHEHPNPEFLYQYGAGPVFDYGPYYFTALITLLGPARTVTAMACKGFEKRTCTCPGPHINESFEVGTPTHVTGVVEFMSGVLVTVTISFDIWGHGHPFIEIYGTEGTLRAPDPDGFGGGIEVLKAGEDDFKKIPIDFAYTGNCRGLGLAEMIQSIVQNRPHRAADTVAVHVLEIMHAFLDSSTQKRTVALTTTCERPVPLERRGL, encoded by the coding sequence ATGGAACGAATCGGTGTAGGTATCATAGGATGCGGAAATGTAAGTGATATATACATTAAGAACCTGACGACAATGTTTCCGCAGGCTGATCTTGCAGCGTGTGCGTCGCGTCATATGAAACGTGCACTGTCGGCTGGGAAGCGGTATGGCATTGTGGCATGTTCTGTGGACGAACTGCTGAGAAATCCGGAGATCCGTCTGGTTTTAAACCTGACAACTCCGGATGCACATTATGAGATTACCAGGCGGGCGCTGCTCGCCGGCAAGCACGTTTACTCGGAGAAGCCAATCTGCCTGGAGACAATGCAGGCCAGGGAACTGCAGTCGCTTGCCGAAAAGCAGGGCGTCCGGCTGGGATGTGCACCTGATACGGTACTGGGAGGCGCCGTACAGACCAGCAGGCATCTCCTGGACAGCGGAATCATCGGAAGACCGCTGTCGGCTCACGTGTTTTTTGGATGGCATGGCCCGGAACACGAGCATCCGAATCCGGAATTTCTCTATCAGTATGGAGCAGGACCGGTCTTTGACTATGGTCCCTATTACTTTACGGCGCTTATCACGCTGCTTGGTCCGGCAAGGACAGTAACAGCAATGGCGTGCAAGGGGTTTGAGAAGCGCACCTGCACATGTCCGGGGCCGCATATCAATGAGTCTTTTGAAGTGGGGACGCCTACACATGTGACTGGTGTGGTGGAATTCATGAGCGGGGTCCTTGTGACAGTGACGATCAGCTTTGATATATGGGGACACGGACATCCGTTTATCGAGATTTACGGCACGGAAGGAACACTGCGGGCACCGGACCCGGATGGGTTTGGCGGCGGGATCGAGGTACTGAAGGCAGGGGAGGACGACTTTAAGAAAATTCCCATAGACTTTGCTTATACCGGAAACTGCCGCGGGCTTGGCCTGGCTGAGATGATACAGAGTATCGTGCAAAACAGACCGCATCGCGCTGCGGACACAGTTGCGGTTCACGTACTGGAGATCATGCATGCGTTTCTGGACAGCAGTACACAAAAAAGAACCGTGGCACTTACGACGACATGTGAACGTCCGGTGCCTTTGGAAAGGAGAGGCTTATGA
- a CDS encoding ABC transporter permease — MKDTSKKYRFMIKNMNLIIFLTIFLIFALNSRYSFSVKNIMNILTQNSYIITVTVGMAVLMISGSVDISVSAQISLIGIVCARMLALEGMPVVLVVMTALLLGILLNLINISLSIFLKLPLIIVSIGTMTFYQGIVDLTGTSRAILIYNDAFRYIGRGYLGPVSVQFVLACTVFVIAFLLLHKTYPGRYIYAVGSNHTAAELSGINVTVIKAMASVFYGISIGSATLIHISRMGSAQTGMGKGIEITAITAALLGGISVKGGTGRISQVFLGILSLSWLSYMILMTSSGVHYRNIAGGFLLIMAFGYDLYRNRKRQPALK; from the coding sequence GTGAAAGATACGAGTAAAAAATACCGTTTTATGATAAAAAACATGAATCTGATCATTTTTCTAACCATATTCTTGATCTTTGCCCTGAATTCCAGATATTCGTTTTCGGTTAAAAACATTATGAATATCCTGACACAGAATTCATATATCATCACAGTGACCGTGGGGATGGCCGTGCTGATGATCTCGGGTTCTGTCGATATCTCTGTCAGTGCGCAGATATCCCTGATCGGAATCGTGTGTGCAAGAATGCTGGCCCTGGAAGGAATGCCCGTTGTACTGGTCGTTATGACTGCATTGCTGCTGGGCATTCTACTTAACCTGATCAACATATCCCTGTCAATTTTTTTGAAACTGCCGTTGATTATCGTAAGTATCGGGACGATGACCTTCTATCAGGGGATTGTAGACCTGACAGGAACTTCAAGGGCTATACTGATATACAATGATGCCTTCCGCTATATCGGCAGGGGATACCTGGGCCCGGTTTCCGTGCAGTTTGTTCTTGCGTGCACGGTATTTGTCATCGCATTTCTTCTCCTGCATAAAACATATCCCGGAAGATATATTTATGCCGTGGGGAGTAATCACACCGCAGCTGAACTGTCAGGGATCAACGTCACGGTCATTAAAGCCATGGCTTCTGTATTCTATGGAATCTCAATTGGGAGTGCCACGCTGATCCATATATCCAGGATGGGTTCCGCCCAGACCGGGATGGGAAAAGGAATAGAGATTACGGCAATCACGGCGGCTCTGCTGGGGGGGATCAGCGTGAAAGGAGGGACGGGAAGGATCTCGCAGGTGTTTCTTGGCATATTATCTCTGTCGTGGCTGTCATATATGATCCTGATGACTTCATCCGGTGTGCATTACAGGAATATTGCCGGCGGTTTTCTGCTGATCATGGCTTTTGGATACGATCTTTACAGGAACAGGAAAAGACAGCCTGCCCTAAAGTGA
- a CDS encoding ATP-binding cassette domain-containing protein, producing the protein MYEILRADRLCIQSPAENHIHNLSFSIFKGEVLGVLGLGGAGRSSLARMLVGLERIHSGAMWVDGRRVVFNSIREGQKSGIYLIQYESKLIPRQNIAENFTILHKQHRKLVLNRQNVLQQLNQISIEYDIQAEPERRIETLILYQKHMLELAIAAYSGAKVIVLNQVDASYSEKEYQAYENKIRMMQKMGVSFFIIHTDIIRAQSLSDRIMVMRKGEKAGIFYSDQVKPKYLHKILTGVEKFEQNNRENFIRPEVVLEAMHLNVPGIAADITFSLKKGEVIGFIDEKYATYEKMLLLIKGEYGLAGGKLYLNNTEVAPFRRLEIARRGIRYIDRESSLDNVFLDLSVEENLQLETYKVYRHMGIGINKRLSQYAMKRKTGLYLSRSKLMTAVCKLDRNERTMIALNRWRMAETELLLLNSPAMPADVVLRKHIWNYVTQMRREGIPIIYSSSNTEEMFALCDCVYMVVDGVIKKCLRGIPGERYE; encoded by the coding sequence ATGTATGAAATCCTTCGGGCAGACAGGCTGTGTATTCAATCGCCTGCGGAAAACCATATACATAATCTTTCTTTCAGTATCTTTAAAGGAGAGGTGCTGGGAGTACTGGGCCTTGGAGGCGCGGGAAGGTCCTCACTGGCCCGCATGCTTGTCGGGCTGGAACGAATACACAGCGGCGCAATGTGGGTGGACGGCAGGAGGGTGGTATTCAATTCCATTCGTGAGGGACAAAAAAGCGGGATATATCTGATCCAATATGAGAGTAAGCTGATCCCCAGGCAGAACATTGCAGAGAACTTTACAATACTGCATAAACAGCATAGAAAACTTGTGTTAAACCGTCAGAATGTCCTGCAGCAGTTAAACCAAATTTCCATAGAATATGATATTCAGGCGGAACCTGAACGCCGGATAGAAACGCTGATCCTTTATCAGAAACATATGCTGGAACTTGCGATTGCCGCGTACTCAGGTGCAAAAGTTATCGTGTTAAACCAGGTGGACGCATCATATTCAGAGAAGGAGTACCAGGCTTATGAAAATAAAATCCGTATGATGCAGAAGATGGGGGTCAGCTTTTTTATCATACATACGGATATTATACGGGCGCAGTCCCTGAGCGACCGTATTATGGTGATGAGAAAGGGGGAAAAAGCCGGAATATTTTATTCTGACCAGGTAAAACCAAAGTATCTCCATAAGATACTGACCGGAGTTGAAAAGTTCGAGCAGAATAACAGGGAAAACTTCATACGGCCGGAGGTTGTACTGGAGGCCATGCATTTAAATGTTCCGGGGATTGCAGCGGATATTACCTTCAGCCTGAAAAAGGGTGAGGTGATCGGATTTATAGACGAAAAATATGCGACTTATGAAAAAATGCTGTTGTTAATAAAAGGCGAGTACGGTCTGGCAGGGGGAAAGCTGTATTTAAACAATACAGAAGTAGCGCCGTTTCGCAGACTGGAGATTGCACGGAGGGGTATCCGTTATATAGACAGGGAAAGTTCACTGGACAATGTTTTTTTAGATCTGTCTGTTGAGGAAAATCTGCAGCTGGAGACGTATAAGGTTTACAGGCACATGGGTATTGGGATCAATAAGCGCCTGAGCCAGTATGCAATGAAAAGAAAGACAGGGTTGTACTTAAGCAGGAGCAAGCTTATGACAGCAGTCTGTAAACTGGACCGGAATGAACGTACCATGATCGCATTGAACCGTTGGAGGATGGCAGAGACAGAACTGCTTCTGCTGAATTCACCCGCCATGCCGGCTGATGTGGTCCTTAGAAAACATATTTGGAATTATGTGACACAGATGCGCCGGGAGGGAATACCCATTATCTACAGCTCATCTAATACGGAAGAGATGTTTGCGCTATGTGACTGTGTTTATATGGTCGTGGATGGAGTCATCAAAAAATGTCTGAGGGGGATACCGGGTGAAAGATACGAGTAA
- a CDS encoding aldehyde dehydrogenase family protein has protein sequence MKLVVTNPQNNEVLDELQLTSKDELFVLADKAKEAQKAWARKSLYERSQVLYRFADLFEENIEALTRLSSLEMGKPYSQSLEEVAKVPQNIRGTIEYANHMYGEVMPDNDSDTKGDLIFTRRVPLGVVGCIIPFNYPIELTLLKVIPALIMGNAAIVKAPSSNPLAILRMGGILTEAGVPADLAPFIVCSREACTEAMVKNPKVDAIGLTGSTQAGIQMMKDAADCLKPMFLELGGNDPFVIFADADLDEAVEEMIGGRLFNTGQTCCAPKRFIVERPIIEELTEKLIARLRTVVRGDVLDPRTEISTLISESAAVTVEKQVQNAVAEGATVAFGGVREGAYYAPTVLTGVTKDMAIAKDDEIFGPVFPMIAFDTEEEAVEIANNSSYGLNGGVLSKDIMRAFHIANQIEVGSVVVNGHSAYRHIDQGHGGVKMSGLGREGISTSLEEFSQLKNYVLKGAFR, from the coding sequence ATGAAATTAGTAGTTACAAATCCGCAGAATAATGAGGTGCTGGATGAGCTGCAGCTGACCTCAAAAGACGAATTATTCGTATTGGCTGATAAAGCAAAAGAAGCTCAGAAAGCGTGGGCGAGGAAAAGTCTGTATGAGCGTTCACAGGTTTTATACCGTTTTGCGGACTTATTTGAAGAAAATATTGAAGCTCTGACCAGACTGTCGTCACTGGAGATGGGAAAACCATACAGCCAGAGTCTGGAAGAGGTTGCGAAAGTTCCTCAGAATATCAGAGGAACCATCGAATATGCCAACCATATGTACGGTGAGGTTATGCCGGACAATGATTCCGACACAAAGGGAGATCTTATTTTTACCAGGAGAGTTCCGCTCGGAGTAGTAGGCTGTATTATTCCATTTAATTATCCGATCGAGCTGACGCTCCTGAAGGTGATTCCGGCTCTGATCATGGGAAATGCAGCCATCGTGAAGGCACCTTCATCCAATCCTCTGGCGATCCTCAGGATGGGAGGGATTCTGACCGAGGCAGGAGTACCCGCTGACCTTGCTCCGTTTATCGTGTGCAGCCGGGAAGCATGCACAGAGGCAATGGTTAAGAATCCGAAAGTGGATGCGATTGGTCTAACAGGAAGTACGCAGGCAGGCATTCAGATGATGAAGGATGCCGCGGACTGCCTGAAACCGATGTTTCTGGAACTGGGAGGCAATGATCCGTTTGTGATCTTTGCGGATGCGGATCTTGACGAGGCGGTAGAGGAGATGATCGGGGGCCGGCTCTTTAATACGGGGCAGACCTGCTGTGCACCGAAACGGTTTATCGTGGAGCGTCCGATCATCGAAGAATTAACCGAAAAACTGATCGCCCGCCTTCGCACCGTTGTCAGGGGCGACGTACTGGATCCCAGAACAGAGATCAGTACGCTGATCTCAGAGAGCGCTGCCGTAACCGTCGAGAAACAGGTTCAGAATGCGGTTGCCGAGGGTGCCACCGTTGCATTTGGAGGTGTACGTGAGGGCGCATATTATGCCCCGACAGTGCTGACCGGTGTCACGAAGGACATGGCGATTGCCAAAGATGACGAGATATTCGGACCGGTATTCCCGATGATTGCATTTGATACAGAGGAGGAAGCTGTGGAGATCGCGAATAACTCTTCTTATGGACTGAATGGAGGGGTGCTGTCAAAAGACATCATGAGAGCATTCCATATTGCAAATCAGATCGAAGTGGGGTCTGTTGTCGTAAACGGCCACAGCGCATATCGCCACATCGACCAGGGTCATGGGGGCGTTAAAATGAGTGGCCTGGGCAGAGAGGGGATCAGCACCAGCCTCGAGGAATTCAGCCAGCTGAAGAATTATGTGCTGAAGGGTGCGTTCAGATAA
- a CDS encoding sensor histidine kinase produces the protein MKAESKLLLKIKDIAAAVIAVLLLGAQICVTVICMYRQVLGNVGFYYLASCLGVIGVFVYMIRKWVIPVLKMNRILSCAKESEDIEMLINELDKSTQMQYPDRLFAGITELINREQKAQILSTEATIHALQSQINPHFLYNTLETIRSKAILQGNEEIAKMNEALATLFRYNISRPGEMATLADEMENVESYLIIQQYRFRDKFKAVKIFDETDGYLMSYMMPILTIQPIVENAIHHGLENKVGQGEIMIRVFTTQDRLIIIISDDGVGIPEDQLKGMRKKLDGTNGISDIAVKQKKPHKAGIALQNVHQRIKFYYGEEYGLEITSTEGCGTTVEIHLPKIYDFKEGI, from the coding sequence ATGAAAGCTGAAAGCAAGTTATTGTTAAAAATAAAAGATATAGCGGCAGCTGTGATCGCCGTTTTGCTGCTGGGCGCACAGATCTGCGTTACTGTGATATGCATGTACAGGCAGGTATTGGGTAATGTGGGATTTTATTATCTTGCATCATGTCTGGGAGTTATCGGTGTTTTTGTCTATATGATAAGAAAATGGGTCATACCGGTACTTAAGATGAATCGCATTCTAAGCTGCGCAAAAGAAAGTGAGGATATCGAGATGCTGATCAATGAACTCGATAAATCCACCCAAATGCAATACCCGGACCGTTTATTTGCCGGGATCACAGAGTTGATTAACCGGGAGCAAAAAGCACAGATATTGTCCACAGAAGCGACAATTCACGCACTGCAGAGCCAGATCAATCCACATTTTCTCTACAACACCCTGGAAACGATAAGGAGCAAGGCGATTCTTCAGGGAAATGAAGAGATTGCAAAAATGAATGAAGCGCTTGCCACGCTGTTCCGTTACAACATCAGCAGGCCCGGGGAGATGGCAACGCTGGCAGATGAAATGGAAAATGTGGAGAGCTATCTGATCATCCAGCAGTACCGTTTTCGGGATAAGTTTAAGGCCGTAAAAATATTTGACGAGACAGACGGATATCTGATGTCCTATATGATGCCGATCCTGACGATACAGCCAATAGTGGAAAATGCCATACATCATGGGCTGGAGAACAAAGTAGGGCAGGGCGAGATTATGATTCGGGTGTTTACGACACAGGACCGTCTGATCATTATCATCAGTGACGACGGCGTAGGCATACCGGAGGATCAGCTTAAGGGGATGAGAAAAAAACTGGATGGCACAAATGGAATATCGGATATTGCGGTGAAACAGAAGAAACCTCATAAGGCCGGTATCGCACTGCAGAATGTTCATCAGCGGATTAAATTTTACTATGGCGAAGAATACGGTCTGGAGATTACCAGCACAGAAGGATGCGGGACAACGGTGGAGATACATCTTCCGAAGATCTATGACTTTAAGGAGGGAATCTGA